The Penicillium psychrofluorescens genome assembly, chromosome: 2 nucleotide sequence TGGTCAAGACGTCCCCGATCTGGTCGTAATCCATCCCCAGCCCATGGTGCATATAGGACCATGCCTCAGCCAGCACCGACAACATGCCACCCTCGATGCCGTTATGGATCATCTTGACAAAATGCCCCGAGCCTCCGGGGCCGATTCGCGTCACGCACGGCGTGCCAGTCTTGCGGTCCTTGGCGGCATACATCTCCAGGAGAGGCATGACGAGCTCCAGCGCTTTCGCATCTCCCCCAGGAGACAGACTGGGTCCATGTCGTGCAGACTGATATCCGCCCGAGACACCCATGCCGATCCAACTGACTCCAATAGCCGCACACTCTTTTTGACGCCGTTCAGTCCGACGGTAGTTCTCATTGCCTCCGTCGAGAATAATATCACCCTTTTTCAAGTCAGGTTTCATCATGCTCAAAACCGAGTCGGCGGGATGGCCGTGTGTGATAGAGAAGATGAATAGCTTCCGTTCTGATTTGCCCTCAAGGCTTTTGGTGAACTCTTCGATCTTGTAGAAACCCTCGATCTTGCCATTGACGTTTTTCGCTTCTTTGGTCCACTCCATAATCTGATCGAcgttcttcttttccacgTCCCAGACTGAGACGTCGAGTCCCATCTCTGAGAAGGCAAAGGTCATCATGGAGCCCATGTTACCAGCGCCCACAACTCCAATACGCTTGAACCTCTTCAGTGGCTCTGCGGATGGCATTTTGGATATTTTTACCTTCGTTGGTGCTATTTCACAAGTGCACAGGAGGGTCAGATTCACCGAGAGCAGAGCATTTTACACTGTCAAGTGGGAGACATCTATCTCTTGAGCAAATAGTTGGTGGCAATCGGGTCTGCATTCCGCGTTGTTGTCGCTACTAACGAGCGGTTTACATCACGGCGGCCAATCAGTATTTTGAGAGGCGACCCTGAAGGTCTGGGTGGAATCCCTGGCACAAAGTACTGGACGGAACATTTTGTCCGATGGTAATTCAGGTTGTGCAGCCAAAACAGCAAGCATAGGAGAATGGTTGTTCTGACGAGACGAATGATGCAACCTTGACGACATCCTAACAACAACCCATTGCATCATGATGGACGCAGAATGAAACATTGTTACCAACACCAAGACAGGAAGCTCAATATTCCTGCAAAATTCAGTCGCCATATCAATTGTCAAATTAGCCTAATATTTCGTGGCAACTGTGCCAGAACCAGGCCATTCCTTTTCACCAGGGAATCACCAGACTCGAAAATAAAAACATGGCCTCCAACATCGAATTCTCCTCCCTCCAGCGCATCCCCCTCGCCTATGCCACCTGCTCAATTGGCTGCGGCCCCAGTGATACCCTCCCGCGCAAGCTTGAAGCAATCGCTCAGGCAggcttcgtcgccatcgagCTCTCCTTCCCCGACATAATCGACTACGGCTCCCACGTGCTAGGCCACTCCATCGAGCCGGACAATTATGCCGAGATTTTGACGGTTACGCGAGAGATCCGCAAATTATGCGATGCGAATGGACTGAAGGTCATGATGCTGCAACCGTTTGCAAATTTCGAGGGCTGGGCTAAGGGCTCGCCGGAGAGGCAGAATGCTTTTGAGAGGGCGCTTGGCTGGATTGGGATTATGAAGGTGGTGGGAACTGATATATTGCAGGTATGtaatctccttctctttttaTTCCAAAAGATTCGCTATTAATCCTTGTTTGTGGGGATATAGGTCGGCGCGACGGATACACCTGCCTCCAAAATCTCCACGGCGCGCGACACCATTGTCGCTGATCTCCGCGAACTAGCCGACTTGCTGGCCAAGCACAAATTCCGCCTCGCCTATGAGAACTGGTGCTGGTCCACGCACGCACCGGGCTGGAAAGACGTCTGGGAAGTCGTGCAAGCCGTCGACAGGCCGAACGTCGGACTGTGTCTCGACACGTTCCAGACAGGCGGCAGCGAATGGGGCGATCCGACCACCCAGTCCGGATTGATTGAGAATGTTTCTCaagaggagctgcgcaagcGGTTTGAAGCCAGCATGTGCGAGCTCGCACGTTCCGTGCCTGCGGATAAGATCTATCTGCTCCAGATCTCGGATGCATACAAGGTCTCTCCGCCGCTGGAGGATAAGACTATCGATGGACTGAGACCCCGTGGACGGTGGAGTCATGATTATAGACCCATGCCGTATGACGGAGGATATTTGCCCATCGAGGATGTGGCGAGGGCGGTGCTGAAGACGGGCTTTCGGGGTTGGTTCTCGATGGAGATCTTTGATGCGGGTCCGcaggggaagggaaagaagtATGAGATGGACGCATTTGCGAAGAAGGCTATGGAGAATATGCAGAAGCTCTTAAAGAGCTGTGCCACTGATTGCAATAAATAGAGACAACCGGCCATTTTTGCGACTATGGATGGAATTTTATACACGAAAGCCTTGTCCACCATTTGAAACAATCCACTGGATTTCCCTTTTAGGGAAGGAACATAACGCCGGGGGTAAAATGCAAGATGGTGCCCGTATATCATAAGACATACAATGTCAACATGAAAGAATTATTCTAGTTAGCGTTGCTGGGGTAGGCAACGGTGTAGGTCGGGCAGAACTCCTCCTTGATAGAGCGCAAGCTCACAAAGCGCGACAGCAAGTTGGCACTGCCAGCCTTGTCGTTCGTGCCGCTAGCACGAGCACCACCGAATGGCTGCTGGCCGACAACCGCACCGGTGCTCTTGCAGTTAATGTAGAAGTTCCCGGCCGAGTTGCGCAGCGCGTCGTCAGCAACCTGGATGGCCTCGCGGTCCTGCGCGAACACGGATCCCGTCAGGCCGTACATGCTGCTGTTGTCGATCTTCTCGCAGATCTTGGTGAAATCAGTCTCGGTGGAATCCTTGTACGAGTGAACAACCAGGACGGGTCCGAATAGCTCCCGCGAAAGAAGGGGATGGTCTGGGTTCGAGGTGCGGTAGACGGTGGGCTGGATGTACCAGCCCTTTGAGGAGTCGTAGGTGCCGCCAGTCAGCAGCTCGAGCTCCGGGTCATTCTTCGCCTCCTCGATGACGCCAGAAAGCTTGTTGAACGAGCCCTCGTGGATGACAGGGCCACAGAAGTTGGTGAACTCAGATGGCTCACCAACGTTCAGCTTCTGCacctcctcgaccagctgcTTCATGAACGAGTCCGCGATGGAAGAGGCAACGTAGACGCGGGAAGTGGCGCTGCACTTCTGACCCTGGAATTCAAACGCCCCACGCACGGTCTGGACCACCGCGTTGCGAACGTCTGCCGACTTGTGGATCAGATGGAAGTTCTTGCCACCAGTCTCGCCGACGATCCGAGGGTAGGAGCGGTATTTGCCATCCGCCACACCCTGAGAAATCTTGCCGTATAGCATACGGAAGACATCCGTGCTGCCTGTGAAGTGGAGGGCAGCAAAATCACGGTGGCCGAGGACGGTGCTGGTCACTTCTTCGGCCTCGCCAGGCACGAACTGGATGACATCCTTGGGGAGCCCGGCCTCAAGCAGGATCTGATGGACCAGCCAGTTGGAGGCAATGGCGGATGGCGACGGCTTCCACACCACAACGTTGCCCATCAAAGCGGGCGCGCCAGCCAGGTTTCCACCTATAGCAGTGAAGTTGAACGGACTGATCGCATAGACAAAGCCTTCCAGGGGACGATATTCAAGACGGCTGGTGTAGAGTTAGCAAAAAGTAGTCTTTATGGGggtaagaaaaaaaagagactCACTTCCAAACTCCAGGCGCATGGTGCACAGGCTGCTGCGCATACAATTCCTCGGCGTACTTGACACCAAATCGGAAGAAATCGACCAGCTCAGCAGCCGAGTCAATCTCGGCCTGCCAGGCATTCTTGCCTTGGCCGTGCATGGTCAGAGCCATGATTTCATACCGATACTTGGTCGCAATCAAATCCGCGGCCTTCAGGAAGATGCTGGCGCGTTCTGCAAAGGGAGTTGAAGCCCAGGACTTGCGAGCAGCCAGAGCCGCGTCGATGGCGGACTGGACGTCAGCTTTGGAAGCATTGGAGTAGGTGGCGAGCGGAGCGTGGGTGGAAGGGTTGGTCTGCGTCAAGGTCTGAGAGCTCTTGATCTGTAGAGAATCGGGTTAGATGGCTACATGTATCTTATTTCGTCGACCAAGCACTTACCTCCTTCCCGGCAACCACCAGAGGTACGGTGAGGGGAGCATTCTTCTTGGTGGCGGCGAGCGCATCTTCCAATCCCTTGCGGTCCGGTGAGCCAGGCACGTAGTGCTTCTAAAAATCCATAGTTAGAAAGAGAGAGCCAAAATTGCCATTGCTTCTAGGACAATAACTTACGTTCGGTTCGTTGTTAATCTGCGGAATCTTGAAAGTCGCGTACGTGcccaaggcccgcgagcTTGGAGACACGCGCGAGGTGAATGACTGCCACCGCGCAATAGAGGGAGCTCTGGCACGCATGAGAACCGACTGCatcttggagatctggaGATACAATAAACCAGGAAGACAACAGTGGAAGGTGCAGAGAGAAGAACGAGAAgtaaagaagaagaatgtgTCCGTTGGAGAAGCACGCGGGGTACAAAACCACGAGTGATGCGAAGTACCGGCTACCACCGGCTTGAAGGTACACAGTACCTAACACAGTACAAGAGTGGCCGGGTCCACATCGGCGAGTGAGCAGGAGCCGGCAGCCGTGCCGGGTGGCACAACCGGGCCGGCACTGACGATTGGTTGGCCGGTGGGATTAACCTTGTGGGGCAGAAGTAAGTACCAAATACTTGCCATTTTGTCATATTCTTTAGAGAGCAATGAGAATTCTTCTAGTTATCTATCGAGAAATATATAGTGTACACTTTCATCTAAGCTATCCACCACCATACCCGCTGCAGCCAGTTCCGCGGCTGTCTCTCAAAGTCTTCCTCACTCAATCGGTCAATCTCCTCTTTACCGGAGAAGATATCAACTTCAGACGCCTTGACCATCCACGGCGTCTTGAACCAGAACTTGTGGCCCAGATAGAGCACGAAAAAGATGACAAACACAATATACGACACGAGGAAACCCGACGCCGTGAAGGAGCCCGGGAAGAACACCGCGTAGCCATTGGTGATGGCCAGCAGccccaccatcaccatggcaTAGTACGTCCCCCATGGCTGGAAGGGCGTTTTAAATGGTCGTGACTCGAGGAGACCGTGGAACTTTAGGGCACTGCGGAAACGCTATAGGTATCTTGTCAGTATAATACACAGAAATGGGGGAAAGGCAACAAACCAGATAAGCAACTCCCACCAGAACCCAGGAGATAAACCCACCAacggtggtgatgttggtgAACCAGTAGAAAACATCAGCTCCCGAGCTCGACAGGTTCAAAAAGGAGAGCAGTCCAATCGCCCAGGTGATCAGAACAGCCACGTAGGGCACGCCATTCTTGTTGCAGCGGGTAAACACTTTCGGGGCCTGGCCCTCGCGTGCAAGCGAATACAACGTACGAGATCCTGCGTACACCCAAGAATTCCCCGAGGACCAAGCAGAGGTCAAAATAACAGCGTTGATCACATGGTTCAGGCCCTGGATACCAGCGTTCTGAATGCCAATGACAAACGGACTggcgccagcaccagagccgccgctggccacACCGGAGAGGAGGCTTTTGTCGTTGTAAGCAACAGTCACACCGATTACCAAGCTTCCGAGCACGTAAAAGGCAAACAGGCGGTAGATGAAGCGATTAGTCGCCTTGGGGATGTTGCGACGCGGGGCGACAGCCtctccggcggcggtggtgatgagtTCCGGGGAGAAGATGAACGAGAATCCGGACTTGATCAAAGCTGTCCAGAAGGCAAGAAAACGGCTGGTGTTGACATTCGACACGAGATATCCCTGCTTGAAAGCGCCCGGGTGCTCCCAGTATCGGAATCCAAGCCGGTCATGGTTCgggccgccgccgaagaaaagcaccacgcccaggatgatcagaccgatgatggcgatgatcttgAGGGACGCAAACCAGAACTCCGCCTCACCGTACCATGAGACGGCAACGATGTTAAGGACGAGAATCACTGGGCTCGTTAGACAAAGACAGATACATCTCGAAATGATCTACTTACCCACGAGGATAATTGCAATCCACACACCCACACTCACGGAGGTTGGCCAATACTGGATGACCAATCCGGCGGCGGTGACTTCTGATGCTAGCAACATTGAAAAGGAGTACCAATAGTTGTACCCTGACCACATAGTTAGAACGAATCTCCACcactcaccaccaccgggACTTACCAATGGCGAACCCCAAACTCGGCTCCGTAAATCGGTTAATGAGATACGGGACGGAGACCCCCTGGACAGGCAGGTAGGTTGTCATTTCGCCCAGCATATTCATGACAAAGTATACCACAGTTGACATGACAATGTATCCCATCAGCAGAGGGGCTTCAAGTCAAGATGATTAGCTCTCACATCTTCCTAACGACTATTCATGGAAGACACTTACCAGGACCAACGGTCGATAGCGATGCACCACTTCCCACGAACAAGCCCGTGCCAATACAACcacccagcgccagaaaTTGGATGTGCCGGGAGCTCAATCCACGGTGGGTTTGCGAGTTCGGCATGGGATCCACCTGGCCCATCGATTTCTCGTCATTATACTCCGGGGGAGTGTCCGGTAGGCCTTCCTCCAGACCTTTCGGTGATGTCTCCATGGTGGGCAGGAGTTTTGCAAAAGTGTCAAAACGGAAGTAGCTGACTGAGTgtgggaaagaaaaaagataGATGGGGAAAAAAACTCTAACTCTCCCTAGAACCCAACTGACCGAGAAATCGGGGTGGAGCGTGCTcttttttattcttctcgTTCCCCGGACCGGATTCCCCGCGtaagaagagagaggaaacAATTGCCACTGAATTATGGCCCAGGGGGTTGAGGGATAAAGACCGCGAGAAGCATGAGTCTGATTTGTGGGGAAGAAACATAAACGAGGCTCCCCAGGACTAGCCAGACAGGGGCATGGAAACCTTCACCGTTTCTAGAAAGAGCGCCCCATTTGTGTGTGGGGGTGTCCAGGCCGAGACACTGGAGCCCG carries:
- a CDS encoding uncharacterized protein (ID:PFLUO_003012-T1.cds;~source:funannotate); its protein translation is MASNIEFSSLQRIPLAYATCSIGCGPSDTLPRKLEAIAQAGFVAIELSFPDIIDYGSHVLGHSIEPDNYAEILTVTREIRKLCDANGLKVMMLQPFANFEGWAKGSPERQNAFERALGWIGIMKVVGTDILQVGATDTPASKISTARDTIVADLRELADLLAKHKFRLAYENWCWSTHAPGWKDVWEVVQAVDRPNVGLCLDTFQTGGSEWGDPTTQSGLIENVSQEELRKRFEASMCELARSVPADKIYLLQISDAYKVSPPLEDKTIDGLRPRGRWSHDYRPMPYDGGYLPIEDVARAVLKTGFRGWFSMEIFDAGPQGKGKKYEMDAFAKKAMENMQKLLKSCATDCNK
- a CDS encoding uncharacterized protein (ID:PFLUO_003013-T1.cds;~source:funannotate) produces the protein METSPKGLEEGLPDTPPEYNDEKSMGQVDPMPNSQTHRGLSSRHIQFLALGGCIGTGLFVGSGASLSTVGPAPLLMGYIVMSTVVYFVMNMLGEMTTYLPVQGVSVPYLINRFTEPSLGFAIASEVTAAGLVIQYWPTSVSVGVWIAIILVVILVLNIVAVSWYGEAEFWFASLKIIAIIGLIILGVVLFFGGGPNHDRLGFRYWEHPGAFKQGYLVSNVNTSRFLAFWTALIKSGFSFIFSPELITTAAGEAVAPRRNIPKATNRFIYRLFAFYVLGSLVIGVTVAYNDKSLLSGVASGGSGAGASPFVIGIQNAGIQGLNHVINAVILTSAWSSGNSWVYAGSRTLYSLAREGQAPKVFTRCNKNGVPYVAVLITWAIGLLSFLNLSSSGADVFYWFTNITTVGGFISWVLVGVAYLRFRSALKFHGLLESRPFKTPFQPWGTYYAMVMVGLLAITNGYAVFFPGSFTASGFLVSYIVFVIFFVLYLGHKFWFKTPWMVKASEVDIFSGKEEIDRLSEEDFERQPRNWLQRISKMQSVLMRARAPSIARWQSFTSRVSPSSRALGTYATFKIPQINNEPNKHYVPGSPDRKGLEDALAATKKNAPLTVPLVVAGKEIKSSQTLTQTNPSTHAPLATYSNASKADVQSAIDAALAARKSWASTPFAERASIFLKAADLIATKYRYEIMALTMHGQGKNAWQAEIDSAAELVDFFRFGVKYAEELYAQQPVHHAPGVWNRLEYRPLEGFVYAISPFNFTAIGGNLAGAPALMGNVVVWKPSPSAIASNWLVHQILLEAGLPKDVIQFVPGEAEEVTSTVLGHRDFAALHFTGSTDVFRMLYGKISQGVADGKYRSYPRIVGETGGKNFHLIHKSADVRNAVVQTVRGAFEFQGQKCSATSRVYVASSIADSFMKQLVEEVQKLNVGEPSEFTNFCGPVIHEGSFNKLSGVIEEAKNDPELELLTGGTYDSSKGWYIQPTVYRTSNPDHPLLSRELFGPVLVVHSYKDSTETDFTKICEKIDNSSMYGLTGSVFAQDREAIQVADDALRNSAGNFYINCKSTGAVVGQQPFGGARASGTNDKAGSANLLSRFVSLRSIKEEFCPTYTVAYPSNAN